TGCTGAATGTCATGAAGTTTGCAACCTCGCGGTTGGTGGCCGGTGGCAACATCGAGGAGTATCACGCCGCCGTGGGCCGCACCATGGAGCAGGAGTTGATCAAGCTTGATTTACTCAATGAGTCGGACGTAAAGAACCAAGATCCAGCTGCTCCCTTATACAAGAAATACTTCATGCACGGCACCTCGCACTACCTAGGTCTGGATGTGCACGATGTGGGCAACAAGTATCGCACGTTCGAGCCCGGTATGGTGTACACCTGCGAGCCGGGCATCTATATTCGGGAAGAAGGGCTCGGAATTCGTCTTGAAAACGACATTTTAATTACGGAGAGCGGCAACGACGACCTGATGCGAAGCATCCCCCTAGAGGTCGAAGATATAGAGCGACTTATGCGTCGGCGCTAGGCCAAGTAGCACTAGCTAAAAACGGTGCGCTTGCCTGCTTGGCAGGTGCGAAAAGGCTTTCTGTGCGAGCAGAAAGCCTTTTTTTTGTGCTTTTCTAAAGTATATTTGCCCCAAAATAAGAAATAAGATAACCCTATATAGTGGGGTTATTGGAACTACATAGAAGCTGATAGTCAACCACTAATAGTATCTAGCCAAGATAAACTAGTAGTGAGGAGATCGGGCTGAAAAGGTTCCATTTTTCGCCTTGACAACAACTTTATTTTAAAGTCGAAGTATAGGCAGCTAGTTCTCTTACGCATTCACCTACTAAATGCAACAATACCGGACGTCTTTGTTCACACTCAAACACCCTGCTATGAGAAACGTTCTAGCAAAATCTGCTGCCCTGGGTCTGGCGCTGCTGGCGGCTGCCCCCGACGGGCACGCGCAGACCTCGGACCAAAAAACTGCCATCAACATCTATGGCAGCACCCTACAGTACCACGGCGACCTAGGCTCGGAGTGGTTTAAGCACGACAAAATCGAGAAAGGCTTCGGCATTGGCGTTGACCGCTACGTAGCTAAAGGTCTTGATGTAGGCTTGAACCTGAGCTACGGCGACATGAAGTTCAATGCCAACCCACCCAAGAACGCATTGTATGTGCTAGAAGGTAAAACCGTGCGGGGGTTCGATGCGAACGTGGTGAACGTAGGCATTCCGATCAAACTGAAGCTGAACAACGGCACGTGGGCGCTGAAAGAAGATGCTTTCTTCGCTCCCTACCTGATTGTGCAGCCAGGCGTATTCTTCGCCAGCACCGACCGTCGCTTCACCGACCAGACGCAGCGTAACTCCAATGTCGACATCTATGCGTTCGACATCATGGGTGCTGCTGGTATCAAGCTGCAGTTCTCGCCTGCTTTCTCCATCTTCGTTCAAACCGGCCAGCACTATCCGCTGAGCGACCGGGTTGATGGGGTAGCGCTGAAAGGCAACATCAATGACCGCTACCTACAACACACCGCTGGTATCACGGTAGGCCTAGGCAAACCAAAAGATACGGACGGCGACGGTGTTCCAGACCGCAAAGACAAGTGCCCCGATACGCCCGCTGGCGTAGCTGTTGATCCTAACGGCTGCCCACTTGACGGTGACGGCGACGGTGTACCGGATTACCAAGACAAGTGCCCCACCGAAAAAGGCTTGGCTACCCTCGAAGGCTGCCCTGACCGCGACGGTGACGGCGTACGTGACGGCGACGACGCTTGCCCAGACCAAGCTGGTCTGCCTGCTCTGAAAGGCTGCCCTGACTCGGACGGTGACGGTGTACGTGACTCGGATGACAAGTGCCCCGGCACTCCTGCTGGCACGCAAGTAGACGCTACGGGCTGCCCAGTAGTAACTGACGCTGACGGCGACGGTGTACCAGATGACCGCGATAAGTGCCCTGGCACTGCTCCTGGCTCAACGGTTGACTCGACTGGCTGCCGCGTAATCGACCCAGCGTTGATGGAGAAAGTGAAGCCAGTACAGTTCGAAACGAACAGCACCGTGCTCCGCAAGTCTTCTTACCCAACCCTCGACAACGTAATCACGATCCTGAACCAGTATCCTGAATACAGCGTCCGCATCTCGGGCCACGCAGATAGCCGCGGCACGGATGAGTACAACCAAGGCTTGTCGGAACGTCGCGCTGCTTCGGCTAAGCGTTACTTCACCACCAAGAAGATGGATCCGAACCGCATCACGACCGAAGGCTTCGGCGAATCGCAACCAGCTGCTCCGAACACTTCGAAAGCAGGTCAAGCGAAGAACCGTCGCGTAGAGTTCAAGTTCGAGTTCTACATCCCAAGCGCACCTCAGCCGTAATCGCTGAATAGTGTAAGCTTACCGACCAAAAGCGGCGGACCCATTCGGTCCGCCGCTTTTTTGTTGGCTTTTAGTCAAGAAGCACCCTAAGCATACCTAGCTCCGTCGAGCGTACAGCTCTGACGTGCACGGATCAGTACTTAAATAAGGTCGGTCGTGTTGCTAATTGGATGGTAATGCATGTCCGAGCGCTTCAAAGCATCATGCTAAGCGAAGCATCACTACCACTTCGTCGAACAATGTAGAGGCACCTACTTATGTCTTCTCGTTGCTGCTGCTATTTACCTAGGCCTTGAGGATAATGGCGCGGAAATCTGTTCTGCAACAAGCAAACGGCGGGTGATGGGCCTAGGCTAGTCCAGTGCTGCCTTAGCACTGCTGCGCCACGCGGACAGAGTTTATGCGCTAGATAGGCCTACCGTCCACATACCGTAGAATAACATCAGGCATGTACCTAGCTATTTTGCCCTTAGATGCCCACACTCAGTTTTCGAAAACATAGCACGGCGCTAGGCAAATAGCACGGACATGCACCCAACTGCTCACAACAAAAAAGGCCCTGCTAGCTAGCAGGGCCTTTTTTGTTGTGAGCAGTTGGGGAAGCTTACTTCGTAATCTGATTAACCGCAGTGGGAAGAAACTTGGTCAGTTGATTGAGCTGCTCTTTGGTAAAATCGCCGGAGACGTCCACCAGCATAAAAGAGTCGGGGGCGCCTTGCACATTGCCAGT
This Hymenobacter sp. GOD-10R DNA region includes the following protein-coding sequences:
- a CDS encoding OmpA family protein — its product is MRNVLAKSAALGLALLAAAPDGHAQTSDQKTAINIYGSTLQYHGDLGSEWFKHDKIEKGFGIGVDRYVAKGLDVGLNLSYGDMKFNANPPKNALYVLEGKTVRGFDANVVNVGIPIKLKLNNGTWALKEDAFFAPYLIVQPGVFFASTDRRFTDQTQRNSNVDIYAFDIMGAAGIKLQFSPAFSIFVQTGQHYPLSDRVDGVALKGNINDRYLQHTAGITVGLGKPKDTDGDGVPDRKDKCPDTPAGVAVDPNGCPLDGDGDGVPDYQDKCPTEKGLATLEGCPDRDGDGVRDGDDACPDQAGLPALKGCPDSDGDGVRDSDDKCPGTPAGTQVDATGCPVVTDADGDGVPDDRDKCPGTAPGSTVDSTGCRVIDPALMEKVKPVQFETNSTVLRKSSYPTLDNVITILNQYPEYSVRISGHADSRGTDEYNQGLSERRAASAKRYFTTKKMDPNRITTEGFGESQPAAPNTSKAGQAKNRRVEFKFEFYIPSAPQP